One window of Streptomyces sp. NBC_00273 genomic DNA carries:
- a CDS encoding sugar ABC transporter ATP-binding protein, producing MTLTVRGLFKSYGAFTVLKGVDLDIAEGEVHALLGPNGAGKSTLIKCIGGSTNPDVGEMTLDGEPLTGLTPGRAFASGIATIHQHLSLIDVLSVSDNLFLGQEQTVAGVLNRRAQRAETKDLLTRFGLHVAPGARVGDLPMGTKQLLEIAKAWHRTEVKVMILDEPTASLSESETERLFIEVAKMKSQGARIVYTTHRLGEVFRIADRVTVLRDGVVALQEKVADVAPEQIVSVISGGAGQPAASAASVAVSALSTASARVRLRLHALAGPRFGPLDLEVRAGEILGLYGVLGSGRSSLLETLAGRFTAVSGQMVVDGRPVAARTPAAALRHGIALVPSDRLRQALWGTRSAADNLLLPSYRSLAKAGVRRPARERQLFRASALRVDLQPLAANRNGSSFSGGNQQKLVLGRWLARADKLAVLLLDEPTQGVDVGARRQIYEVCRELADRGLAVVFASSDAEEVRQLAQRAVVMDRGCPIAELSGHDITEATLLRHAHQFTGVTTAGPDAPGPAAYGRVRPPTAPEVHP from the coding sequence ATGACGCTCACAGTCCGCGGGCTGTTCAAGAGTTATGGTGCGTTCACCGTCCTGAAGGGTGTCGACCTGGACATCGCCGAGGGCGAAGTGCACGCGCTGCTGGGCCCCAACGGAGCCGGCAAGTCCACACTGATCAAGTGCATAGGCGGGTCCACGAACCCGGACGTCGGCGAGATGACGCTCGACGGCGAACCGCTGACGGGCCTGACGCCGGGCCGCGCCTTCGCCTCCGGGATCGCCACGATCCACCAGCACCTGTCGCTGATCGACGTACTGTCGGTGAGCGACAACCTCTTCCTCGGCCAGGAGCAGACCGTCGCCGGTGTGCTCAACCGCCGGGCGCAGCGCGCCGAGACCAAGGATCTGCTGACGCGTTTCGGCCTTCACGTCGCGCCCGGCGCGCGGGTCGGTGATCTCCCCATGGGTACCAAACAGTTGCTGGAGATCGCCAAGGCGTGGCACCGCACCGAGGTGAAGGTGATGATCCTGGACGAGCCGACGGCGTCGCTGTCCGAGAGCGAAACCGAACGGCTGTTCATCGAGGTTGCCAAGATGAAGTCCCAAGGAGCCCGCATCGTCTACACCACGCACCGGCTCGGTGAGGTGTTCCGGATCGCCGACCGGGTCACAGTGCTGCGCGACGGAGTTGTCGCGCTGCAGGAGAAGGTGGCCGACGTTGCTCCGGAGCAGATCGTCTCCGTCATTTCCGGCGGCGCCGGTCAGCCGGCCGCGTCAGCCGCGTCCGTTGCCGTGTCTGCCCTGTCTACCGCGTCTGCCAGGGTCCGGCTGAGGCTGCACGCGCTGGCAGGTCCCCGGTTCGGGCCGTTGGACCTGGAAGTGAGGGCCGGTGAGATCCTCGGCCTCTATGGCGTGCTGGGATCGGGGCGCAGTTCCCTGCTGGAGACGCTTGCCGGCCGGTTCACTGCCGTCTCCGGCCAGATGGTGGTGGACGGCCGCCCCGTCGCCGCCCGCACACCGGCCGCCGCGCTGCGCCACGGCATCGCACTGGTCCCCTCCGACCGCCTGCGCCAGGCTCTGTGGGGCACCCGCAGCGCCGCCGACAACCTGTTGCTGCCGTCCTATCGAAGCCTGGCCAAAGCAGGTGTGCGCCGCCCCGCCAGGGAACGACAGTTGTTCCGCGCCAGCGCGCTGCGGGTGGATCTGCAACCGCTGGCGGCTAACCGTAATGGCTCCTCGTTCTCCGGCGGGAACCAGCAAAAGCTCGTCCTCGGCCGCTGGCTGGCCCGCGCGGACAAGCTGGCCGTACTGCTGCTGGACGAGCCGACCCAGGGGGTCGACGTGGGAGCCCGGCGTCAGATCTACGAGGTCTGCCGGGAGTTGGCGGACCGTGGCCTGGCTGTCGTCTTCGCTTCCTCCGACGCTGAGGAGGTGCGGCAACTCGCCCAACGGGCGGTGGTGATGGACCGGGGCTGTCCGATCGCCGAACTGTCCGGCCACGACATCACCGAGGCCACCCTGCTCCGCCATGCCCACCAGTTCACCGGCGTCACCACCGCAGGCCCTGACGCCCCCGGCCCCGCTGCCTATGGCCGCGTGAGACCGCCGACCGCTCCGGAGGTACACCCATGA
- a CDS encoding ABC transporter permease, whose product MTTTASATPVASATGGGRNALEIVLRSALLIGLIILILFFTLQSDLFLTVGNTKNIALSGAVLLIVAVPQALLVIMGYVDLSVGSAVGLSGVVTGLLIVDHHVGWGLAVLAGLGIGAFGGLVNGVLVAVTRLSPIIVTLGTLQLYRGVAQYLRDDPPAGFGTGMSLFGRGLFLGVPVPVWVALVVFGLGALYLYGTPSGRHVYAIGVNTEAAFLSGVATRRLPLLLFVVTGLAAGLGGVLYAARLDAAPPSTLGATFELQVLTAVLLGGIAFSGGRGTMLGVLLGVVFLGVLNNGMTLMNVPYFAQAIATGAALVVAAGLDELGQRAGRLRRILRTT is encoded by the coding sequence ATGACCACGACCGCAAGCGCAACTCCGGTCGCCTCAGCAACCGGGGGCGGGCGCAACGCACTCGAAATCGTGCTGCGCTCCGCGCTGCTGATCGGCCTGATCATCCTGATCCTGTTCTTCACCCTCCAGTCGGATCTCTTCCTGACGGTGGGCAACACAAAGAACATCGCGCTGTCCGGCGCGGTGCTGCTGATCGTGGCCGTGCCGCAGGCCCTACTGGTGATCATGGGATACGTCGATCTCTCGGTCGGGTCGGCGGTGGGCCTGTCCGGAGTGGTGACCGGGTTGCTGATCGTGGACCACCATGTCGGCTGGGGCCTGGCCGTGCTCGCGGGCCTGGGCATCGGGGCGTTCGGCGGCCTCGTCAACGGCGTACTCGTCGCTGTCACCCGGCTGAGCCCGATCATCGTCACCCTGGGCACCCTGCAGCTCTACCGCGGTGTGGCGCAGTATCTGCGGGACGATCCGCCGGCCGGCTTCGGCACCGGGATGTCACTGTTCGGCCGGGGACTCTTCCTCGGCGTACCAGTCCCTGTATGGGTCGCTTTGGTGGTCTTTGGGCTCGGCGCCCTCTACCTGTACGGCACGCCCTCCGGCCGGCACGTCTACGCGATCGGCGTCAACACCGAGGCGGCGTTCTTGTCCGGCGTCGCCACCAGGCGGCTGCCCCTGCTGCTGTTCGTGGTCACCGGGCTCGCTGCCGGTCTCGGCGGTGTCCTCTACGCCGCACGGCTGGACGCAGCGCCGCCCAGCACGCTCGGCGCCACCTTCGAACTCCAGGTGCTCACCGCCGTACTGCTGGGCGGCATCGCCTTCAGCGGTGGTCGAGGCACGATGCTCGGGGTGCTGCTGGGGGTGGTGTTCCTCGGAGTGCTCAACAACGGGATGACCTTGATGAACGTGCCGTACTTCGCCCAGGCGATCGCAACAGGCGCGGCGCTGGTGGTCGCCGCCGGCCTCGACGAACTCGGTCAGCGGGCCGGCAGGCTACGCAGGATACTGCGTACCACCTGA
- a CDS encoding DeoR/GlpR family DNA-binding transcription regulator yields MLPEERRRQILSLLEDSEVLRPADLAAQLDVSAETIRRDLVMLEREGDIRRVFGGAARARDLSRSAEPGRADRECIQQEAKGEIAAVVATLVGDSDTVFMDVGTTVLAAVQSLPQSFHGRVVTNNISAVVALAGRSDVNLHLVGGRIRHDELTCYGPDAEEQVSRFFADKAFLGSGGVQATLGLTDYHLEEIAVRHRMIDNAAEVYVLADASKLGHVALRKVCGWERITALITDSKADADMVRELRDAGLTVLQPSMDPMNAPGAMAPDEEVRR; encoded by the coding sequence ATGCTTCCCGAGGAACGTCGCCGGCAGATCCTGTCGTTGCTGGAAGACAGCGAGGTGTTGCGGCCCGCAGACCTGGCCGCCCAACTCGACGTCTCTGCCGAAACCATCCGCCGAGACTTGGTCATGCTGGAACGCGAGGGGGACATCCGCCGGGTCTTCGGCGGCGCCGCCAGAGCCCGGGACCTTTCGCGCAGCGCCGAGCCTGGCCGGGCCGATCGTGAATGCATCCAGCAGGAGGCCAAGGGGGAGATCGCAGCCGTCGTGGCAACCCTGGTGGGGGACAGCGACACGGTATTCATGGATGTGGGAACGACGGTGCTCGCCGCCGTGCAGAGTCTGCCGCAGTCCTTCCACGGCCGGGTGGTGACCAACAACATCAGCGCGGTCGTCGCACTGGCCGGGCGTTCAGATGTCAACCTTCACCTGGTGGGTGGCCGCATCCGGCATGACGAGCTCACCTGTTACGGCCCCGATGCCGAGGAGCAGGTGAGCAGGTTCTTCGCGGACAAGGCGTTCCTGGGGTCCGGAGGCGTACAGGCGACCCTAGGGCTGACCGACTACCACCTCGAGGAGATCGCCGTCCGGCACCGCATGATCGACAACGCGGCCGAGGTATATGTCCTTGCGGACGCCAGCAAGTTGGGGCACGTCGCACTGCGCAAGGTCTGCGGCTGGGAGCGGATCACGGCTCTGATCACCGATTCCAAGGCGGACGCCGACATGGTTCGCGAGCTGCGCGACGCCGGCCTGACCGTACTTCAGCCATCCATGGACCCCATGAACGCCCCGGGTGCCATGGCCCCGGACGAGGAGGTGCGCCGATGA
- a CDS encoding LuxR C-terminal-related transcriptional regulator, which translates to MVGRRSEIAGVKRLLADSRLVTLTGTGGVGKTRLALQVARDVRRAFRDGVFWVSLAEVGESDQVVLTVMDAVGMRTMGPDAARALTRHLRDKRLLLVLDNCEHLVEACGEAAADLLAMCPGVRVLATSREVLDIAGERVFAVPPLPVPLETSPGSHGGIRADSVALFVDRAAAAAPGFEVTPDNEQAVAALCRHLEGLPLAIELAAARVRSLSVEELVRRQDERYELLTRRRRRGSAFRHRSLRSTVDWSFELCSPEERLLWARLSVFAGGCDLTAAQNVCSDRKLTREAVLEAVAGLVEKSILTREEVHGRVRYRMLETLRQYGREHLARAGETDGLRRRHRDHYLQLAEHVHDQWFGPGQVILFASARREHANLRAALEYCLTEPGEAPHALRMAASLWTYWIVCGLVQEGAIWLARALAGSPAPGPHRVDALWAASLVSNYSGDRGRPAERAALAMIEECHRLATSLRDPARIAHATYLWGYMQLLGEDPVRGFLVLGEGVELERALGEPNPHLRHAQLLLAIAGSLADLDHVVRTVGEECRTACRDAGEQWLQSWSLLYLGLSAVIQGRCEDAEAYLRGAVRLQHPFRQPLGVGCALEYLAWSAVKSGDPDRGARLFGAGTVFLEPLGLDFGNLTREQWVERGDRSGIVRTAVDALGERAYRLAYQSGARLTQDEAVAYALGIRETTSRNTVQVPKRPEVLTRRERQIAELLAEGKSNRDIAEQLVISQRTAETHVANILSKLACTSRAQVATVITGQNLTGHLPEQDDQNPAAAK; encoded by the coding sequence ATGGTGGGGCGCCGGTCGGAGATCGCCGGAGTGAAGCGCCTGCTCGCCGACTCGCGTCTGGTGACGCTGACCGGCACCGGAGGCGTGGGAAAGACGCGCCTGGCACTGCAGGTCGCGCGTGACGTGCGGCGGGCGTTCCGTGACGGGGTCTTCTGGGTGTCGCTGGCGGAGGTCGGTGAGTCCGACCAAGTCGTCCTGACCGTCATGGACGCCGTGGGCATGCGCACGATGGGTCCCGACGCCGCAAGGGCGCTGACCCGTCACCTGCGGGACAAGCGACTGCTGCTGGTCCTCGACAACTGCGAGCACCTGGTGGAGGCGTGCGGGGAGGCGGCGGCCGACCTTCTGGCGATGTGTCCCGGAGTCCGCGTGCTGGCCACCAGCCGTGAGGTACTCGACATTGCGGGCGAACGTGTCTTCGCGGTGCCGCCCCTGCCCGTACCCCTGGAGACTTCCCCGGGGAGCCACGGTGGGATCCGAGCCGACTCGGTCGCCCTGTTCGTCGACCGGGCAGCCGCTGCCGCCCCCGGCTTCGAGGTCACTCCCGACAACGAGCAGGCCGTGGCCGCACTGTGCAGGCACCTCGAGGGTCTGCCCCTGGCCATCGAACTTGCCGCGGCCCGCGTGCGGTCACTCTCCGTCGAAGAGCTCGTCCGCCGCCAGGACGAACGGTACGAACTCCTCACCCGCCGGCGGCGCCGCGGCTCCGCATTCCGACACCGATCCCTTCGATCCACCGTCGACTGGAGCTTCGAGCTCTGCTCGCCCGAAGAACGCCTTCTGTGGGCCCGCTTGTCGGTTTTCGCCGGAGGCTGCGACCTCACCGCCGCTCAGAACGTCTGCTCGGACCGGAAACTCACCCGCGAAGCCGTGCTCGAAGCCGTCGCCGGTCTCGTGGAGAAATCGATCCTCACGCGTGAGGAAGTCCACGGACGCGTGCGCTACCGCATGCTCGAGACCCTCCGCCAGTACGGCCGGGAACACCTCGCCCGAGCCGGCGAGACTGACGGTCTGCGGCGCCGTCACCGCGACCACTACCTGCAGCTGGCCGAGCACGTCCACGACCAGTGGTTCGGCCCTGGACAGGTCATCCTCTTCGCTTCCGCGCGCCGGGAGCACGCCAACCTGCGCGCGGCTCTGGAGTACTGCCTCACGGAGCCTGGCGAAGCACCCCACGCCCTCCGGATGGCTGCCTCCTTGTGGACCTACTGGATCGTGTGCGGCCTGGTACAAGAAGGCGCGATCTGGCTGGCGCGAGCCCTGGCCGGCAGCCCGGCGCCGGGCCCGCACCGGGTCGACGCCCTTTGGGCGGCCAGCCTCGTGAGCAACTACAGCGGAGATCGGGGCAGGCCGGCGGAGCGCGCGGCTCTCGCCATGATCGAGGAGTGCCACCGGCTGGCCACGAGCCTGCGAGACCCGGCCCGCATCGCCCACGCAACCTACCTGTGGGGATACATGCAACTGCTCGGAGAGGACCCGGTCCGCGGGTTCCTCGTCCTCGGTGAGGGAGTCGAGTTGGAGCGAGCCCTGGGTGAGCCCAACCCCCACCTGCGCCATGCCCAGCTCCTTCTCGCGATCGCGGGCAGCCTGGCCGACCTCGACCACGTGGTGCGCACCGTCGGCGAGGAGTGCCGCACAGCCTGCCGGGACGCCGGCGAGCAGTGGCTGCAGTCCTGGAGCCTGCTCTACCTCGGCCTGTCCGCCGTGATCCAAGGGCGCTGCGAGGACGCGGAGGCATACCTCAGGGGGGCCGTCCGGCTCCAGCATCCGTTCCGCCAGCCGCTCGGCGTCGGCTGCGCTCTGGAATATTTGGCGTGGAGCGCGGTGAAGTCGGGCGATCCCGACCGCGGCGCTCGGCTCTTCGGCGCCGGCACCGTGTTCCTCGAACCACTCGGGCTCGACTTCGGCAACCTGACCAGGGAACAGTGGGTCGAGCGAGGGGACCGCTCCGGCATCGTCCGGACAGCCGTGGACGCCCTGGGTGAGCGGGCGTACCGGCTGGCCTACCAGAGCGGAGCGCGGCTCACCCAGGACGAAGCCGTCGCGTACGCCCTGGGAATTCGGGAGACTACGTCCCGGAACACGGTGCAAGTGCCGAAACGGCCCGAGGTTCTCACCCGGCGAGAGCGACAGATCGCCGAGCTGCTGGCCGAGGGCAAGTCCAACAGGGACATCGCTGAGCAACTGGTCATCTCCCAGCGCACCGCCGAGACGCATGTCGCCAACATTCTCAGCAAACTCGCCTGTACTTCCCGTGCCCAGGTCGCGACCGTGATCACCGGACAGAACCTGACCGGCCACCTGCCCGAGCAGGACGACCAGAACCCCGCGGCCGCCAAATAG
- a CDS encoding TetR/AcrR family transcriptional regulator, translating to MAHVSAAERRPQLIKAAIAFMAREGVAVGSTRAIAAELGVAQATVHYTFGTKEGLYRAVMDQLTADLIAQVEQAAPQNAGFEETIAALAGALWRTVQEEASGHQLLTELALLALRTPGLSEARQAHYQQVNEVTVRIVTETASRSGFELVQPADLIARFFLAGFDGLTMQRLYAPDGPAESAGLQALVSATVALAGGGLNLAAVQTQ from the coding sequence ATGGCTCACGTTTCTGCGGCCGAGCGCCGTCCCCAGCTGATCAAAGCGGCTATCGCCTTTATGGCGAGGGAGGGCGTCGCCGTCGGGAGCACGCGTGCCATCGCCGCCGAACTCGGCGTCGCCCAGGCCACGGTCCACTACACCTTCGGCACGAAGGAGGGCCTGTACCGAGCGGTCATGGACCAGCTCACCGCGGACCTGATAGCGCAGGTCGAGCAAGCGGCTCCGCAAAACGCTGGCTTCGAGGAGACGATCGCCGCATTGGCCGGCGCCCTCTGGCGCACCGTCCAGGAGGAGGCGAGCGGGCACCAGCTGCTCACGGAACTGGCCCTGCTCGCCTTGCGCACCCCCGGTCTCAGCGAGGCCCGCCAGGCTCATTACCAACAGGTTAACGAGGTCACGGTGCGGATCGTGACCGAGACGGCGTCCCGGAGCGGGTTCGAACTCGTCCAGCCGGCGGACCTGATCGCCCGCTTCTTCCTCGCCGGCTTCGACGGGCTCACGATGCAGCGCCTCTACGCGCCGGACGGACCCGCCGAAAGCGCCGGCCTCCAGGCCCTGGTCTCCGCGACCGTCGCCCTGGCCGGAGGGGGCCTGAACCTCGCAGCCGTCCAGACCCAGTAA
- a CDS encoding sugar ABC transporter substrate-binding protein, giving the protein MNRSASGADPSNRRRRHIAGATAVAAMVLLATACGSIKEDTGAGTAQNDAKLCKRSTDKVIGFDYPLTSLSVYGDLKRFAEQRAKERGYTVKYTADDENLQKQTQNMQTWVTQKIPAIVSYPLEPASMEPLAQEARNNCTVFVSYASPLKNQDAAVLFSGLESGKELGKTAAAWAKEHKGPVKVLVLNNRDLAVGAQRDDGLKATFPAGVSNVEVVSTQKAGTRADGEQITRTVLQAHPDLNMVLGYDDDVSLGAQQAFINAGKNPKDPGIFIGGQDGSKDGLTAVSQGGIYRVSVAVRIRDIGFAVTDVPADLLEGKPNQGVNVPPVALTADNPELKDYLSDYS; this is encoded by the coding sequence ATGAACCGCTCCGCCTCGGGCGCAGACCCGTCCAACCGAAGAAGACGCCACATCGCCGGTGCCACCGCCGTAGCCGCGATGGTGCTCCTTGCCACCGCCTGCGGCAGCATCAAGGAGGACACCGGCGCAGGCACAGCCCAGAACGACGCAAAGCTCTGCAAGCGCTCCACCGACAAGGTGATCGGCTTCGACTACCCCTTGACCTCGCTCTCGGTGTACGGGGACCTGAAGCGGTTCGCCGAGCAGCGAGCCAAGGAACGCGGTTACACGGTCAAGTACACCGCCGACGACGAGAACCTGCAGAAGCAGACCCAGAACATGCAGACCTGGGTGACCCAGAAGATCCCCGCGATCGTCTCCTACCCGCTGGAGCCGGCCTCCATGGAGCCGCTCGCCCAGGAGGCCAGGAACAACTGCACCGTGTTCGTCTCCTACGCCTCCCCCCTGAAGAACCAGGACGCAGCCGTGCTCTTCAGCGGTCTGGAGAGCGGCAAGGAACTCGGCAAGACGGCGGCGGCCTGGGCCAAGGAGCACAAGGGACCCGTCAAGGTGCTGGTGCTCAACAACCGTGACCTCGCGGTCGGCGCACAGCGCGACGACGGCCTGAAAGCCACTTTCCCGGCAGGTGTGAGCAACGTCGAGGTGGTCTCCACACAGAAGGCGGGTACCCGAGCGGATGGCGAGCAGATCACACGCACGGTATTGCAGGCACACCCTGACCTGAACATGGTGCTCGGCTACGACGACGACGTGTCGCTCGGCGCACAGCAGGCGTTCATCAACGCCGGCAAGAACCCCAAGGACCCCGGCATCTTCATCGGCGGCCAGGACGGTTCCAAGGACGGCCTGACCGCTGTCTCGCAAGGCGGCATCTACCGGGTCTCCGTGGCGGTGCGCATCCGCGACATCGGCTTCGCCGTCACCGACGTGCCCGCGGATCTGCTCGAGGGCAAGCCGAACCAGGGCGTCAACGTCCCTCCCGTAGCGCTGACCGCGGACAACCCCGAGCTCAAGGACTACCTGAGCGACTACAGCTGA
- a CDS encoding N,N-dimethylformamidase beta subunit family domain-containing protein, with amino-acid sequence MHVLRAGQWARPGACAARTDGARCPGGHGATESGPGGSRGPHDSEPDPNVEICSLLSWYCVEVQSLVTVHFHNQVPNNPNTLWKVGHPPWFLGVLMRLFGYLDRLSARPGEELSVRVSGDGGEVAIDLVRLVHGDANPQGPGFIVEDVPSVARQTAVVAEQETAAGSCLLADRVFSADTTRLSAELLVWPTTPGAGREQGLFSLVDRHGEQVLALALSPEGCPCLCLADGTVLAAADRPLAQSRWYRLMVEFVPHALRLSVLPLQPYAGEDAEAHAYSGAAVDLSSVSGVVIAALRCPSDGTRYCPGSVFNGKVERPVLRSGPDVLAEWAFERDFSSQTTADVSGRGAHALLVNMPTRAMTGHNWTGEVHDATDAPEQYGAIHFHDDDLLDAGWPEAARITLPEDLPTGIYAVRLRGITGDGEETDHIPVVVPPPAGRPRARIAYLVPTFTYLAYANERLLHRLDYESAGILDHPVNPSVHDTTLADHPEFGSSLYDHHSDGSGICYSSALRPILNLRPDYRMWLQNAPRGLSADLYVEHWFTQSTFEHDVISDHDLHADPEHALDGYQVLITGGHPEYYSGRMLDALQRHLDSGGCLMYLGGNGFYWVTSQDPRRPHVLEVRRSAGIRTWEIQPGEQRHSTTGEQGGLWRWRGRSPNKLVGIGMCSQGWDEKAPAFARTPLSYEPEWAWVFDGIDDELIGDFGLIMNGASGDELDRCDLGLGSPPNTAVLATSQRHSDYYQLAVEDVLMLSPGLGGSECKDVRSDMVVVEQPAGGAVFSVGSVCFTGSLPWNGCQNNVSRLVRNVLDNFQSRDSKQAPTHRADGPADAEHHTAERHPG; translated from the coding sequence ATGCACGTACTGCGCGCAGGGCAGTGGGCCCGTCCCGGTGCCTGTGCGGCGCGCACCGATGGCGCGAGGTGCCCGGGCGGTCACGGCGCGACCGAGTCCGGCCCGGGTGGATCACGCGGACCGCACGACAGTGAGCCGGATCCGAATGTTGAAATCTGCTCGTTACTTTCGTGGTATTGCGTGGAAGTTCAGTCATTGGTTACGGTCCATTTCCACAACCAAGTGCCCAACAATCCAAACACGCTGTGGAAAGTTGGGCATCCACCCTGGTTCCTGGGAGTGTTGATGAGGCTGTTCGGCTATCTGGATCGTCTGTCCGCACGACCGGGCGAGGAGCTTTCCGTGAGGGTGAGCGGAGACGGTGGCGAGGTCGCGATCGACCTGGTGCGGCTGGTGCACGGTGACGCCAACCCGCAGGGTCCCGGCTTCATCGTCGAGGACGTACCGTCGGTCGCCCGGCAGACAGCGGTGGTGGCCGAGCAGGAGACAGCAGCAGGCTCCTGCCTACTGGCGGACCGGGTCTTTTCCGCAGACACCACCCGGCTCTCCGCGGAGTTGCTGGTCTGGCCGACCACGCCGGGGGCAGGCCGGGAGCAGGGGTTGTTCAGCCTGGTCGACCGGCACGGTGAACAGGTCCTCGCGCTGGCGCTCAGCCCCGAGGGGTGTCCATGCCTGTGCCTGGCGGACGGGACGGTGCTCGCCGCCGCCGACCGGCCACTGGCCCAGAGCCGTTGGTACCGGCTGATGGTCGAATTCGTACCGCACGCCCTCCGTCTTTCCGTCCTGCCGCTGCAGCCCTATGCCGGTGAGGATGCAGAAGCACACGCGTACTCCGGTGCAGCGGTGGATCTCTCGTCGGTCAGCGGAGTGGTCATTGCGGCACTGCGCTGTCCTTCGGACGGCACCCGCTATTGCCCAGGGTCGGTGTTCAACGGCAAGGTGGAGCGGCCGGTGCTGCGCTCGGGTCCGGATGTCCTTGCTGAGTGGGCCTTCGAGCGCGACTTCAGCTCGCAAACCACCGCCGACGTCTCAGGACGCGGAGCCCACGCACTCCTGGTCAACATGCCGACCAGGGCCATGACGGGGCACAACTGGACCGGTGAGGTGCACGACGCCACCGACGCACCCGAACAGTACGGCGCGATCCACTTCCACGACGACGACCTGCTGGACGCCGGCTGGCCGGAAGCGGCACGCATCACGCTGCCGGAGGATCTGCCGACCGGCATCTACGCGGTCCGGTTGCGCGGCATCACCGGCGACGGTGAGGAGACCGATCACATCCCGGTCGTGGTACCCCCGCCGGCCGGCCGACCGCGGGCGAGGATCGCCTACCTGGTCCCGACCTTCACCTACCTCGCCTATGCCAACGAGCGGCTGCTGCACCGGCTCGACTACGAGTCCGCAGGCATCCTGGACCACCCCGTCAACCCATCTGTACACGACACCACGCTCGCCGACCATCCCGAATTCGGATCCAGCCTCTACGACCACCACAGCGACGGCTCCGGCATCTGCTACTCCAGCGCCCTGCGGCCCATCCTGAATCTGCGTCCGGACTACCGCATGTGGCTGCAGAACGCTCCGAGAGGCCTGAGCGCGGACCTTTACGTCGAGCACTGGTTCACACAGAGCACGTTCGAGCATGACGTGATCAGCGACCACGACCTGCACGCCGACCCCGAGCACGCCCTCGACGGCTACCAGGTGTTGATCACCGGAGGGCACCCGGAGTACTACAGCGGCCGGATGCTGGACGCGCTCCAGCGCCATCTCGACTCCGGCGGCTGCCTCATGTACCTGGGCGGCAACGGCTTCTACTGGGTGACCTCCCAGGATCCGCGACGGCCACACGTACTGGAGGTCCGCCGCTCGGCGGGAATCCGTACCTGGGAGATCCAGCCGGGGGAGCAGCGGCACTCGACGACCGGCGAACAGGGCGGACTGTGGCGATGGCGCGGCCGCTCTCCCAACAAGCTTGTCGGGATCGGCATGTGCAGCCAGGGATGGGACGAGAAGGCGCCGGCGTTCGCGCGGACGCCACTGTCCTACGAGCCGGAGTGGGCCTGGGTGTTCGACGGCATCGACGACGAACTGATCGGTGACTTCGGACTGATCATGAACGGAGCCAGCGGCGATGAACTCGACCGCTGCGACCTCGGCCTCGGCAGCCCGCCGAACACCGCTGTGCTCGCTACCTCACAGCGGCACAGCGACTACTACCAGCTCGCCGTGGAAGACGTGCTGATGCTCTCGCCAGGGCTCGGCGGCAGCGAGTGCAAGGACGTGCGATCCGACATGGTCGTCGTGGAGCAGCCTGCCGGCGGGGCGGTGTTCTCCGTGGGCTCCGTCTGCTTCACCGGTTCCCTGCCGTGGAACGGCTGCCAGAACAACGTCTCCCGGCTGGTTCGCAACGTGCTGGACAACTTCCAGTCACGCGATTCCAAACAAGCCCCCACCCATCGCGCCGACGGCCCCGCCGACGCGGAACACCACACAGCAGAGAGGCACCCCGGATGA